The genomic interval GAGGTGACCTCGGTCCGCTCGCCGGTCAGTCCCCCCGCCGCGGTGCGGGTCAGTCGGGTGTCGCCGAGGGTCACACGCTCTCCCGGCGGGTGGGCGGCGGCACGTCGAGCAGCACCTGGCCGATGACGGCTTCCTGGGTGACCCCGTCGAACTCGGCCTCGGGGTGCAGGATGAGCCGGTGGGCGAGGACCGCCACCGCGAGCCGCTTGACGTCGTCGGGGGTGACGTAGGTGCGGCCGTGGGCGGCGGCCGATGCACGCGAGGCGCGGGTCAGGGCGAGGGCACCGCGGATGCTGACGCCGAGGCGCACCTCGTCGGCCGAACGTGTGCCGTCGACGAGACGGGCGATGTAGTCGAGCACGAGCGCGTCGACGTAGACGTCGGCGGCGAGCTCGGCCATGCCGGCGAGGGCGCCGGGGGTGATCACCGGCGCCAGTTCGGCGGTCGCGACGGCGGCCTGATCGAGGATCCGCACTGTGGCGGCGTGGTCGGGGTAGCCGAGGGAGGTGCGCAGCAGGAAGCGGTCCAGCTGCGCCTCCGGCAGCCGGTAGGTGCCCGCCTGCTCGACCGGATTCTGCGTCGCCAGCACGAGGAAGGGCCGCCCGACGTCGCGGGTGACGCCGTCGATCGTGA from Microbacterium aurum carries:
- a CDS encoding AAA family ATPase; the encoded protein is MTITTEQATWFAQTFSQLADNVERAVLGKRHVVELVLTAMLSEGHVLIEDVPGTGKTSLARAVAQSVQGTTTRIQFTPDLLPGDITGITVYDQKTGAFEFHAGPIFANIVLADEINRASPKTQAALLEVMEEGRVTIDGVTRDVGRPFLVLATQNPVEQAGTYRLPEAQLDRFLLRTSLGYPDHAATVRILDQAAVATAELAPVITPGALAGMAELAADVYVDALVLDYIARLVDGTRSADEVRLGVSIRGALALTRASRASAAAHGRTYVTPDDVKRLAVAVLAHRLILHPEAEFDGVTQEAVIGQVLLDVPPPTRRESV